The Altererythrobacter sp. CAU 1644 genome has a window encoding:
- a CDS encoding M48 family metalloprotease yields MPFTRKSLALAAVAPLSLALTGCMGGEIPSASAPITQSEAQQGAEAHPQLLAEFGGAMTGSHADYVASVGKNIAVQSGLGNARDSFTVSLLNSSVNNAFAIPGGYIYTTRQLVALMDNEAELAGVLGHEVGHVAARHSQRRQQAAQRNTLLGAAGAILSGILLGNSGLGQQLGQTFLQGSQLLTLKFSRSQELQADELGIQYLDTAGYDPRAMGTVLQSLAAQNALEAQLQGRNNATIPEWASTHPDPASRVQSALSKAQPLGTGVTNQDTFLSRIDGLMYGDDPKQGVIEGNQFIHPDMRLAFSAPSGFYMVNGTRAVSINGQAGKAQLTLAQYGGNLETYVRQQFSALGGEQQRLEPQTLQRTTVNGIPAAYGTARVNNGQSQVDVVVFAYEFANDRAYHFVAITPAGRSNVFSGMFNSMRRISSSEASAIVPRQIDVVTVRSGDTVASLAQRMAYSNGQEARFRVLNSLGSNDTVRAGQKVKIVVRGR; encoded by the coding sequence ATGCCATTCACCAGAAAATCGCTTGCCCTCGCGGCTGTCGCACCGCTCAGCCTGGCCCTGACCGGCTGCATGGGCGGTGAAATTCCCAGCGCCTCGGCCCCCATCACGCAATCCGAAGCGCAGCAAGGGGCCGAAGCGCATCCGCAGTTGCTCGCCGAATTCGGCGGGGCGATGACTGGCTCGCACGCCGATTACGTCGCCAGCGTCGGCAAGAACATTGCAGTCCAGTCAGGCCTCGGTAACGCGCGCGATTCCTTCACCGTGTCGCTGCTCAACAGCTCGGTGAACAACGCTTTCGCTATTCCCGGCGGGTACATTTACACCACGCGCCAGCTGGTCGCCTTGATGGACAACGAGGCCGAGCTGGCCGGTGTCTTGGGCCATGAAGTCGGCCACGTGGCCGCGCGCCACTCGCAGCGGCGCCAGCAAGCAGCACAGCGTAACACCCTGCTCGGCGCAGCCGGTGCGATCCTTTCGGGCATCCTGCTCGGCAACAGCGGGCTGGGCCAGCAATTGGGCCAGACATTCCTGCAAGGTTCGCAGCTGCTGACACTGAAGTTCTCGCGCTCGCAGGAACTGCAGGCTGACGAACTCGGCATCCAGTATCTCGACACGGCGGGTTATGACCCGCGGGCGATGGGGACCGTCTTGCAGAGTCTTGCTGCCCAAAACGCGCTCGAAGCGCAGCTGCAGGGCCGAAACAACGCGACCATCCCCGAGTGGGCTTCAACCCACCCCGATCCGGCGAGCCGCGTGCAGAGCGCTCTCAGCAAGGCGCAACCGCTAGGGACCGGCGTCACCAACCAGGATACTTTCCTGAGCCGCATCGACGGTCTGATGTATGGTGATGATCCCAAGCAGGGCGTGATCGAGGGCAACCAGTTCATCCATCCGGATATGCGGTTGGCCTTCAGCGCTCCTTCGGGCTTCTACATGGTCAACGGCACGCGCGCGGTCAGCATCAATGGCCAGGCCGGCAAGGCACAGCTTACGCTGGCCCAATATGGCGGGAATCTCGAAACCTATGTGCGCCAGCAGTTTTCTGCACTTGGCGGCGAACAGCAGCGGCTCGAACCCCAGACGCTGCAGCGCACGACGGTAAACGGTATTCCGGCAGCCTATGGCACGGCGCGGGTCAACAATGGCCAGAGCCAGGTCGATGTGGTCGTCTTCGCCTATGAGTTCGCGAATGACCGCGCCTACCACTTCGTGGCGATCACCCCCGCTGGGCGGTCGAACGTGTTTTCAGGCATGTTCAATTCGATGCGGCGCATCTCGTCGAGCGAAGCTTCGGCGATCGTTCCGCGTCAGATCGATGTAGTGACGGTGCGGAGCGGCGATACGGTAGCCTCACTGGCGCAGCGCATGGCCTATTCCAATGGCCAGGAAGCCCGCTTCCGGGTGCTCAATTCGCTCGGGTCGAATGACACCGTGCGGGCCGGGCAGAAGGTGAAGATCGTCGTCCGCGGACGGTGA
- a CDS encoding acetyl-CoA carboxylase carboxyltransferase subunit alpha, translating into MNSYLDFEKPVAQLDERIAELRAAAEGDDVDITAELKRLETKSADLLASTYASLTPWQKTQVARHPQRPHFRDFVKHAFDEFVPLGGDRYYGEDEAILGGFATLKGRKVVLIGHEKGNDTESRLRHNFGMGKPEGYRKAIRLMELAGRFGLPVVTLVDTSGAFPGIEAEERGQAEAIARSTEACLALPVPMVATIVGEGGSGGAVALASAERVLMLEHAVYSVISPEGCASILWRTAEKAPDAAEAMKVTAQHLKRLGVIDRIIQEPVGGAHRDPEATAEALGSAILEEIDALADLPPETLKRMREERFLQIGTN; encoded by the coding sequence ATGAACTCTTATCTCGATTTCGAGAAGCCCGTCGCCCAGCTCGACGAGCGCATCGCCGAACTTCGCGCTGCCGCCGAAGGTGACGATGTCGACATCACCGCAGAACTAAAGCGTCTTGAAACGAAGAGCGCCGATCTGCTGGCGAGCACCTATGCCTCGCTCACGCCGTGGCAGAAAACGCAGGTCGCCCGCCATCCGCAACGCCCGCATTTCCGCGACTTCGTCAAGCATGCGTTCGACGAGTTCGTCCCGCTCGGCGGTGATCGCTATTATGGTGAGGACGAGGCGATCCTAGGGGGCTTTGCCACGCTCAAGGGGCGCAAGGTCGTGCTGATTGGGCATGAGAAGGGCAACGACACCGAAAGCCGCCTGCGGCACAATTTCGGGATGGGCAAGCCAGAGGGCTATCGCAAGGCAATCCGCTTGATGGAGCTGGCCGGCCGCTTTGGCCTGCCCGTAGTGACGCTGGTCGACACCTCGGGCGCGTTTCCGGGCATCGAAGCGGAAGAACGCGGGCAAGCGGAAGCAATCGCGCGCTCGACCGAAGCTTGCCTGGCGCTGCCTGTCCCGATGGTCGCAACGATCGTGGGCGAGGGCGGTTCGGGCGGCGCGGTGGCGCTGGCCAGCGCCGAACGCGTGCTAATGCTCGAACACGCGGTCTATTCGGTGATTTCACCGGAAGGCTGCGCGTCGATCCTGTGGCGTACCGCAGAGAAGGCGCCTGATGCGGCCGAAGCGATGAAGGTCACAGCCCAGCACCTCAAGCGACTGGGCGTGATCGATCGGATTATCCAGGAGCCGGTGGGCGGGGCCCATCGCGACCCCGAAGCGACCGCCGAGGCACTCGGTTCGGCCATTCTGGAAGAGATCGACGCATTGGCGGACCTCCCGCCCGAGACGCTCAAGCGGATGCGCGAGGAGCGGTTCTTGCAGATCGGGACGAATTGA
- a CDS encoding shikimate kinase → MTEDTTSLGDADIARIARHLDRPVVLVGLMGVGKSTVGRKLAHLLGRGFVDADEEIEAAAQRSVSEIFEEFGESYFRDGERRVISRLLDEHSGVIATGGGAFVNDETRGLILERGLAVWIDCDVDTLVERTGRRNTRPLLKNGDPHEILTRLLAERKPAYSQAQIRVVSEDGPHVETAMKILEAIDAWL, encoded by the coding sequence ATGACCGAAGATACGACCAGCCTTGGCGATGCGGATATCGCGCGGATTGCGCGGCATCTCGATCGTCCGGTGGTGCTGGTCGGGCTCATGGGAGTGGGCAAATCGACTGTCGGGAGGAAGCTCGCCCACCTGCTGGGGCGCGGCTTCGTCGATGCGGATGAGGAGATCGAAGCAGCGGCCCAGCGCAGCGTCTCCGAGATTTTCGAAGAGTTCGGCGAAAGCTACTTCCGCGACGGCGAGCGACGCGTGATCTCCCGACTTCTCGACGAGCATTCGGGCGTGATCGCTACCGGTGGCGGGGCGTTCGTCAATGATGAGACCCGCGGGCTGATTCTCGAACGTGGACTTGCCGTGTGGATCGACTGCGATGTCGACACGCTGGTCGAACGCACTGGCAGGCGCAACACGCGCCCGCTCCTCAAGAACGGTGATCCGCACGAAATCCTGACGCGGCTGCTTGCCGAACGAAAGCCAGCCTATTCGCAGGCGCAGATCCGCGTGGTGAGCGAGGACGGGCCGCATGTGGAAACGGCGATGAAGATATTGGAGGCAATCGACGCATGGCTGTGA
- a CDS encoding Flp family type IVb pilin, which produces MKFINKLLRDEQGATAIEYGLIAALIAVAAITAMQSLGNELQTTFSTVSTKLSESNTVS; this is translated from the coding sequence ATGAAGTTCATCAACAAGCTGCTCCGTGACGAGCAGGGCGCGACCGCCATCGAATACGGTCTGATTGCTGCGCTGATCGCCGTTGCTGCGATCACTGCCATGCAGAGCCTCGGTAACGAGCTGCAGACGACCTTCTCGACCGTTTCGACCAAGCTGAGCGAGTCGAACACCGTTTCGTAA
- a CDS encoding peptide MFS transporter: protein MTTAEATPTLDFDWEDKSFLGHPKGLGYLAFTEAWERFSFYGMQTLLVLYMVKHLLLPGQVEEVAGIEQLRALYGGIDGQKFASAIFGTYAASVYLTPIFGGWLADKVLGKRRTVLLGAITMALGHFLMAFNVTFLFALLCLILGSGMFKGNIASQVGSLYKPEDLRRADAFQIFYLAINAGVIASPLIVSTLGEKVGWHWGFGAAGVGMLIGLVIYVAGQKHLPKEHFDVPAATAEAKMPMTRNDWLATAALILLIPVMAVAIVPNNQIFNAYLVWGDRDFALTLGDTVLPTGWLITLDAIVSVSFLAGVALFYRWWKTKWTEPDELTKIIIGSLFSIGGMACLYLAAATTPQGEKIGLFWPVMFHVVNSIGFAHMLPVSLALFARLAPKQINATVIGLYYLAFFAGNSMVGWIGGWFEEMPVTSFWLMHMGFAAAAGAIFVLFKLLLAPRLMHRAEPEDVALA from the coding sequence GTGACGACAGCCGAAGCCACACCCACGCTCGATTTCGACTGGGAGGACAAGAGCTTCCTCGGCCATCCCAAGGGCCTGGGTTATCTCGCCTTCACCGAGGCGTGGGAGCGGTTCAGCTTCTACGGCATGCAGACGCTACTGGTGCTCTACATGGTCAAGCACCTGCTGCTGCCCGGCCAGGTCGAGGAAGTGGCGGGAATCGAGCAATTGCGCGCGCTCTACGGCGGCATCGACGGGCAGAAGTTCGCCAGCGCGATCTTCGGGACCTACGCCGCGAGCGTCTATCTCACCCCGATCTTCGGCGGCTGGCTGGCCGACAAGGTACTGGGCAAGCGGCGCACGGTGCTGCTGGGGGCGATCACCATGGCACTCGGCCACTTCCTGATGGCCTTCAATGTCACCTTCCTGTTCGCACTGCTGTGCCTGATCCTGGGATCGGGCATGTTCAAGGGCAATATCGCGAGCCAGGTGGGCAGCCTCTACAAGCCAGAGGACCTGCGGCGCGCCGACGCGTTCCAGATCTTCTATCTTGCCATCAATGCCGGCGTCATCGCCAGCCCGCTGATCGTCAGCACCCTGGGCGAGAAGGTCGGCTGGCACTGGGGCTTCGGCGCTGCCGGAGTCGGCATGCTGATTGGCCTTGTGATCTATGTTGCCGGCCAGAAGCACCTGCCCAAAGAGCATTTTGACGTCCCTGCCGCGACGGCGGAGGCAAAGATGCCGATGACCCGCAACGACTGGCTGGCAACGGCTGCGCTGATCCTGCTGATCCCGGTGATGGCGGTGGCGATTGTTCCCAATAACCAGATCTTCAACGCCTATCTCGTGTGGGGAGATCGCGATTTCGCGCTTACCTTGGGCGACACCGTCCTGCCGACCGGGTGGTTGATCACGCTCGACGCCATCGTCTCGGTCAGCTTCCTTGCCGGGGTGGCGCTGTTTTACCGCTGGTGGAAGACAAAGTGGACCGAACCCGATGAACTGACCAAGATCATCATCGGTTCGCTGTTTTCGATCGGCGGAATGGCTTGCCTATACCTTGCGGCCGCCACCACGCCGCAAGGCGAGAAGATCGGCCTGTTCTGGCCCGTGATGTTCCATGTCGTGAACTCGATCGGCTTCGCCCACATGTTGCCGGTCAGCCTGGCGCTGTTTGCGCGGCTTGCGCCCAAGCAAATCAATGCGACCGTCATTGGGCTCTATTATCTCGCCTTCTTCGCCGGCAATTCCATGGTCGGCTGGATCGGCGGCTGGTTCGAGGAAATGCCCGTGACCAGCTTCTGGCTCATGCACATGGGCTTTGCCGCGGCAGCCGGCGCGATCTTCGTGCTGTTCAAGCTCTTGCTCGCGCCGCGCCTCATGCATCGGGCCGAGCCCGAGGACGTGGCGCTGGCATGA
- a CDS encoding cyclase family protein, with protein sequence MTRFVDLSIPITNDVISDPEVMRPKVTYMTHENTWEQIAMFFPGLEKDDLPDGEGWSVEMLELSTHNGTHMDAPWHYHSTTDSGASPAPSIDEAPLDRFFRPGVKLDFCHLPHGHVVTGAEVEEAFAKIGYDLQPLDIVLVQSGAVYGTENFTDQGVGLGAEATLWLTERGVEVVGTDAWSWDAPFSHTARRWAENRDPSIIWEGHKAGRIRPYYQIEKLTNLATLPSHGFMFSCFPVKIERASAGWIRAVAMFEE encoded by the coding sequence ATGACCCGCTTCGTCGATCTCTCGATCCCGATCACCAATGACGTGATATCCGATCCGGAGGTGATGCGGCCAAAGGTCACCTACATGACCCACGAGAACACGTGGGAGCAGATCGCCATGTTCTTTCCCGGGCTGGAGAAGGACGACTTGCCTGATGGCGAAGGCTGGTCGGTCGAGATGCTGGAACTGTCCACGCATAACGGCACCCACATGGACGCGCCCTGGCATTACCACTCGACCACCGACAGCGGTGCAAGCCCTGCCCCGAGCATCGACGAGGCCCCGCTTGATCGCTTCTTCCGGCCGGGCGTGAAACTCGATTTCTGCCATTTGCCGCATGGCCATGTTGTGACCGGTGCCGAGGTCGAGGAGGCATTCGCCAAGATCGGCTACGACCTCCAACCGCTCGACATCGTGCTGGTACAGTCGGGTGCGGTCTACGGCACCGAGAACTTCACCGATCAGGGAGTCGGCCTTGGCGCCGAAGCAACGCTGTGGCTAACAGAACGCGGCGTGGAGGTGGTCGGCACCGATGCCTGGAGCTGGGATGCGCCCTTCAGTCACACCGCCCGTCGGTGGGCCGAGAACCGCGATCCTTCGATCATCTGGGAGGGCCACAAGGCAGGGCGCATCCGCCCATATTACCAGATCGAGAAGCTGACCAACTTGGCCACACTGCCCAGCCATGGCTTCATGTTCAGTTGCTTTCCGGTGAAGATCGAGCGCGCGAGCGCGGGCTGGATTCGTGCTGTTGCGATGTTTGAGGAGTAG
- a CDS encoding tyrosine recombinase: MSAATEAFLDMLAAERGAAANTLAAYRRDLDHAEEAIGDLAAADRDEVARLAMVWASLAPSTVARKSSALRQFFGFAVDEGWRKDDPSGALPRPPARRPLPKILSHDAVDRLFERAELEAESDTPVAIRQLALLELLYGSGLRATELVSLPLSAVPRDAPLLTVMGKGGQARMVPVSERAREALSRWIAVRTEKSRYLFPSRSKHLTRVRLFQILKELAVRADVAPESVSPHVLRHAFATHLLEGGADLRVLQTLLGHADISTTQIYTHVDAARLVQLVNTRHPLARSATSD, translated from the coding sequence ATGTCCGCCGCAACCGAAGCGTTTCTTGACATGCTGGCGGCAGAGCGCGGCGCAGCGGCAAACACGCTTGCGGCTTATCGCCGCGACCTGGACCATGCGGAAGAAGCGATCGGCGATCTCGCAGCGGCGGACCGCGACGAGGTTGCCCGGCTGGCGATGGTCTGGGCGAGCCTCGCGCCGTCGACTGTTGCGCGGAAAAGTTCTGCCCTGCGCCAGTTCTTCGGCTTCGCGGTGGACGAGGGCTGGCGAAAGGACGATCCCTCTGGGGCTTTGCCGCGGCCGCCAGCGCGCCGACCGCTCCCGAAAATCCTGTCCCATGATGCCGTAGATCGGCTGTTCGAGCGGGCCGAACTCGAAGCCGAAAGCGATACGCCGGTCGCGATACGGCAGCTCGCTCTACTCGAGCTGCTTTACGGGTCGGGTCTGCGCGCGACGGAACTTGTATCCCTGCCGCTCTCAGCTGTCCCGCGCGATGCGCCGCTGTTGACCGTGATGGGCAAGGGCGGGCAGGCGCGAATGGTGCCGGTCAGCGAACGCGCCCGTGAGGCATTGTCGCGCTGGATCGCTGTCCGGACGGAGAAATCGCGATACCTGTTTCCTTCCCGCTCGAAACATCTGACGCGTGTGCGTCTGTTCCAGATACTCAAGGAATTGGCGGTGAGAGCCGATGTCGCTCCGGAATCGGTCAGCCCACATGTCTTGCGCCACGCCTTTGCCACCCATCTGCTCGAGGGCGGGGCGGACCTCCGTGTCCTCCAGACGCTGCTCGGTCATGCCGACATTTCGACCACCCAGATCTACACCCATGTCGATGCCGCACGCTTGGTCCAGCTGGTGAATACGCGCCATCCTCTTGCCCGCAGCGCCACATCGGACTAG
- a CDS encoding alpha/beta hydrolase, which translates to MMLRAWAGIAGAFALLLSYPSAAKAEDFADGSYAFSVQTDVTYGQGLVGASGGDPRARDLKLDVYQPLADGKPLADRPAVILAFGGAFLRGSKGTARFEENGASDSAMGEYCRTFAAEGYVCLSIEYRLMVEAPAMPAGLDPATLLPKAMAWDPATTARVDVVRGRMGLPPLDDATREHLWSTIFAASEDLASAVSFARANSDELGIDPERIAVGGFSAGAITAINAAYGMGVPVKAMFSLSGSTIGFDLRQTARAGMPPGLFIVGQNDLEGMIIGTRAVAGTLSAAGIQSESAWIPGFGHFYPMGAVSLGDDLSKHTLKARLLEFLGRHLTAADE; encoded by the coding sequence ATGATGTTGAGGGCCTGGGCTGGAATTGCAGGGGCCTTCGCACTGCTCCTGTCCTATCCTTCTGCCGCAAAGGCGGAGGATTTCGCGGACGGTAGCTACGCCTTTTCGGTGCAGACCGACGTGACCTATGGTCAGGGGCTGGTCGGTGCTTCAGGCGGCGATCCACGCGCCCGCGATCTCAAGCTCGACGTCTATCAGCCATTGGCCGATGGTAAGCCGCTGGCGGACCGTCCCGCGGTCATCCTCGCCTTCGGCGGTGCCTTCCTGCGCGGCTCCAAGGGCACCGCGCGGTTCGAGGAGAACGGCGCCTCGGACTCGGCCATGGGCGAGTATTGCCGAACCTTTGCCGCAGAAGGCTATGTCTGCCTGTCGATCGAATACCGGCTCATGGTGGAAGCCCCCGCCATGCCCGCCGGGCTCGATCCAGCGACACTGCTGCCCAAGGCGATGGCGTGGGATCCTGCAACAACCGCCCGGGTCGACGTGGTCCGCGGGCGCATGGGATTGCCGCCGCTCGACGATGCTACGCGCGAGCATCTGTGGAGCACGATCTTCGCTGCGAGCGAAGATCTGGCAAGCGCCGTCTCCTTCGCGCGCGCCAATTCGGATGAGCTGGGGATCGATCCGGAACGCATTGCGGTTGGCGGTTTCTCGGCCGGGGCCATCACGGCGATCAACGCAGCCTATGGAATGGGCGTCCCGGTCAAGGCGATGTTCTCGCTCTCCGGATCGACCATCGGGTTTGACCTGCGCCAGACTGCACGGGCGGGCATGCCGCCGGGCCTCTTCATCGTCGGTCAAAACGATCTTGAAGGCATGATCATCGGGACGCGGGCCGTGGCGGGGACGCTTTCGGCGGCGGGCATCCAATCAGAGTCGGCGTGGATACCCGGATTCGGCCATTTCTACCCGATGGGCGCGGTCAGCCTGGGTGACGACCTGAGCAAGCATACGCTGAAGGCTCGCCTGCTAGAGTTTCTCGGCAGGCATTTGACTGCCGCAGATGAGTAG
- the aroB gene encoding 3-dehydroquinate synthase produces MAVIPVELAGRSYEVRIARGLLDNLASECGELLRKDRVPIVTDVNVARHWREPVESALARADKEAVWHVVDPGEGAKSWQGLERLIDWLLEQGVERGDHVIALGGGVIGDLTGFACAVLKRGCGFIQLPTTLLAQVDSSVGGKTAINAGAGKNLIGAFHQPSLVLADLTTLDTLPDREMRAGYAEVIKYGVLGDSAFFDWLAGHGKSVLARESEALEHAVATSVAAKARIVAEDERETSGTRALLNLGHTFGHALEAETGFSDRLLHGEGVALGMVLAARYSARRNLISDSDADRVAGAIAAVGLPTEIRTLDLDCDGRKLADHMLHDKKMDGGTLPFILLRGIGDAFMARDVELADVAEFLDEQLG; encoded by the coding sequence ATGGCTGTGATCCCGGTCGAACTGGCTGGCCGAAGCTATGAGGTGCGTATCGCGCGCGGCCTGCTCGACAATCTGGCGAGCGAGTGCGGCGAATTGCTGCGCAAGGACCGCGTCCCGATCGTGACCGATGTCAATGTCGCAAGACACTGGCGCGAGCCGGTCGAAAGCGCGCTGGCGAGAGCGGACAAGGAAGCGGTTTGGCATGTGGTTGACCCGGGCGAAGGCGCAAAGAGCTGGCAGGGTCTCGAACGGCTGATCGACTGGCTACTCGAGCAGGGTGTCGAGCGCGGCGATCACGTGATCGCATTGGGCGGCGGCGTGATTGGCGACCTGACCGGATTCGCTTGCGCGGTCCTCAAGCGCGGTTGCGGCTTCATCCAGCTTCCCACTACGCTGCTGGCGCAGGTCGACAGTTCGGTCGGCGGCAAGACCGCGATCAACGCTGGCGCTGGGAAGAACCTGATCGGAGCCTTCCACCAGCCAAGCTTGGTGCTGGCGGATCTCACGACGCTCGACACCCTGCCCGATCGCGAGATGCGCGCGGGATATGCGGAAGTGATCAAGTATGGCGTCCTTGGTGACTCCGCGTTCTTCGATTGGCTTGCGGGGCACGGCAAATCCGTCCTTGCCCGCGAATCCGAGGCGCTCGAACACGCTGTGGCGACCAGTGTCGCCGCCAAGGCGCGCATCGTCGCAGAGGACGAGCGCGAAACCTCGGGCACGCGCGCGCTGCTCAACCTCGGGCATACGTTCGGCCATGCGCTCGAGGCGGAGACCGGCTTTTCAGATCGGCTGCTCCACGGCGAGGGTGTAGCGCTCGGCATGGTACTGGCGGCGCGATACTCTGCGCGGCGCAACCTGATTTCTGACAGCGACGCCGATCGGGTAGCCGGAGCGATCGCTGCTGTCGGCCTGCCGACGGAGATTCGCACGCTGGATCTCGATTGCGACGGTCGCAAACTCGCCGACCACATGTTGCACGACAAGAAGATGGATGGAGGCACCCTGCCCTTCATCTTGCTGCGCGGGATCGGTGACGCATTCATGGCGCGCGATGTCGAACTGGCCGACGTTGCTGAGTTTCTCGATGAACAGTTGGGATAG
- a CDS encoding Flp family type IVb pilin yields the protein MSFLKRIGNDKSGATAVEYGLIASLVVIASIGALESVADENTGLWAVVTNKVTTSMQDQTS from the coding sequence ATGAGCTTTCTGAAACGTATCGGAAACGACAAATCGGGCGCCACCGCGGTCGAATACGGCCTGATCGCGAGCTTGGTCGTGATCGCCTCCATCGGTGCACTTGAAAGCGTAGCCGACGAGAACACCGGTCTTTGGGCGGTGGTCACCAACAAGGTCACAACCTCGATGCAAGACCAGACTTCGTAA
- a CDS encoding (deoxy)nucleoside triphosphate pyrophosphohydrolase, whose amino-acid sequence MVAGALNDGDGRWLMHRRPFHKHHGGLWEFPGGKVENGENPPFALIRELEEELGISIEADDLVPSRFAHECSQVAENPIVILLYRIAVWAGIPAALEGGEIGWFTPQEIAALDKPPLDIALADRLFEKEAR is encoded by the coding sequence GTGGTCGCGGGCGCCCTGAACGATGGCGATGGACGTTGGCTGATGCACCGCCGACCGTTTCACAAGCATCACGGCGGGCTGTGGGAATTCCCCGGTGGCAAGGTCGAAAACGGCGAAAATCCGCCCTTTGCGCTAATTCGCGAGCTGGAGGAGGAGCTGGGAATTTCGATCGAGGCCGACGACCTGGTGCCGTCACGTTTTGCGCATGAATGCAGTCAGGTTGCCGAGAATCCGATTGTCATCCTGCTTTACAGAATTGCTGTTTGGGCAGGAATTCCGGCTGCACTGGAGGGCGGCGAGATCGGCTGGTTCACTCCGCAAGAGATTGCCGCGCTCGACAAGCCGCCGCTTGACATCGCGCTTGCCGACCGTTTGTTCGAAAAAGAGGCGCGATAG
- a CDS encoding tRNA-binding protein produces the protein MHLHHSPEAPVADEIDFETFLRADIRIGTVIAAEEFPEARKPSYRLRIDFGPVVGVKKSCAQIAANYVPDELVGRQVAAVVNFPPRQIGPAISEVLTLGFADERGEVVLFAPDVKVPNGSRLF, from the coding sequence ATGCATCTGCACCATTCTCCCGAAGCACCCGTCGCCGATGAGATCGATTTCGAGACATTCCTGCGCGCGGATATCCGGATCGGCACGGTGATAGCGGCCGAGGAGTTCCCCGAGGCACGCAAGCCCTCCTATCGGTTGCGGATCGACTTTGGCCCGGTCGTCGGTGTGAAGAAGAGCTGTGCGCAGATCGCCGCAAACTATGTCCCTGACGAGCTGGTCGGGCGTCAGGTGGCCGCCGTGGTGAACTTCCCGCCGCGCCAGATCGGTCCGGCGATCTCCGAAGTGCTGACGCTGGGTTTTGCCGATGAAAGGGGGGAGGTCGTTCTATTCGCCCCGGACGTGAAGGTCCCCAACGGCTCGCGCCTCTTCTGA